One Anolis carolinensis isolate JA03-04 chromosome 5, rAnoCar3.1.pri, whole genome shotgun sequence DNA segment encodes these proteins:
- the smdt1 gene encoding essential MCU regulator, mitochondrial gives MAGRLWAAAGSWATAAPLANPRGSPARIMPSRSVTATPSGAILPKPVKMPFGLLRVFAIVIPFLYVGTQISKSFAALLEEHDIFVPEDDDDDD, from the exons ATGGCTGGGCGCCTGTGGGCTGCGGCTGGGTCCTGGGCGACGGCGGCGCCCCTCGCGAACCCGAGAGGGTCCCCAGCGCGCATTATGCCCTCACGGAGCGTAACCGCCACTCCGAGTGGCGCCATCTTGCCAAAGCCCGTCAAA ATGCCCTTTGGCCTCCTCCGTGTGTTTGCGATTGTAATTCCCTTCCTCTACGTTGGGACACAGATCAGCAAAAGTTTTGCAGCTTTGCTTGAAGAACATGACATCTTTGTGCCAGAGGACGACGATGACGACGATTAA
- the ndufa6 gene encoding NADH dehydrogenase [ubiquinone] 1 alpha subcomplex subunit 6, whose translation MAAASAGKVGAAATGAVVKPIFSRDLTEAKRRVRELYRAWYREIPNTVHIFQLDITVKQGRDKVREMFMKNAHVTDPRVIDMLVIKGKMDLQETIQVWKQRTHLMRYFHETETPRPTDFLSKFYAGHDP comes from the exons ATGGCGGCGGCCAGTGCAGGGAAGGTTGGGGCTGCCGCCACAGGAGCCGTCGTCAAGCCGATTTTCAGCCGGGATTTGACCGAGGCGAAGCGGCGGGTCAGAGAGCTGTACAGAGCGTGGTACCGAGAAATCCCGAACACGG TGCACATTTTCCAGCTGGACATCACAGTGAAACAAGGACGAGATAAGGTGCGGGAGATGTTCATGAAGAATGCTCATGTCACAGATCCTCGAGTTATTGACATGCTTGTTATtaag GGGAAAATGGATCTCCAGGAAACAATTCAAGTGTGGAAACAGAGGACCCATCTAATGAGGTATTTCCATGAGACAGAAACACCACGACCCACAGACTTCCTATCCAAGTTCTATGCTGGACATGATCCTTGA